The Ruania alba genome window below encodes:
- a CDS encoding prolyl oligopeptidase family serine peptidase: MLHPIGRTCGDRLPQDPYIWLEDVEGEDALEWVRARNAEQATALAGSEEFVATRNRIRTILDSDEKIPDISKVGEHYYNFWRDAEHERGIWRRTTLESYRTDEPEWEIVLDVDALNEAEDANWVWHGASVLRTGPDAYRLAIVDLSRGGADADVSREFDLQTKEFVDGGFYRPESKGGTSWIDSDTLFVFTDTGEGTMTSSGYPRIARRWRRGTPVEQAEVVYEGREDDLYIAAMHDSTPGFERDFVSRALAFYNDELYLLGDDGELTLIDIPNSANAGVHREWLTVELREDWTVDDVDGAGRTITQTYAGGSLLALGFDTFIAGSRDFHVLYEPTAGTSLADYTWTRHHLVLNILDDVKNRLVVLTPDAGRFRSTEFVGAPHAGTVAVAPVDSRRSDAVWLYATDFLTPTTLSIAEIGSEPEPLKAMPQFFDPSGLLIEQHFATSDDGTQVPYFLVRREDLTSDGSNPTLLYGYGGFEISLTPTYSGAMGSAWLERGGVYVLANIRGGGEYGPAWHQAALKENRHRAYEDMAAVAKDLVARGVTSAEHLGVQGGSNGGLLTGNLLTQYPELFGAVVIQVPLLDMKRYSQLLAGASWMAEYGDPDDPDQWEFIRTFSPYHLFDAEADYPPVLLTTSTRDDRVHPGHARKMAAQLLAAGKDVTYYENIEGGHGGAATNAQAAHMSALAYRFLAERLGL; the protein is encoded by the coding sequence GTGCTCCACCCGATCGGAAGGACGTGCGGTGACCGACTCCCCCAGGACCCCTACATCTGGCTCGAGGACGTCGAGGGCGAGGACGCTCTCGAGTGGGTCCGTGCCCGCAATGCCGAGCAGGCCACCGCCCTGGCCGGGAGCGAGGAGTTCGTGGCCACCCGGAACCGGATCCGCACGATCCTGGACTCGGACGAGAAGATCCCGGACATCTCCAAGGTGGGCGAGCACTACTACAACTTCTGGCGGGACGCCGAGCACGAGCGCGGCATCTGGCGGCGCACCACCCTGGAGTCCTACCGCACGGACGAGCCCGAGTGGGAGATCGTCCTCGACGTCGACGCCCTGAACGAGGCCGAGGATGCCAACTGGGTATGGCACGGCGCGAGCGTGCTGCGCACCGGCCCGGACGCGTACCGCCTGGCCATCGTGGACCTCTCCCGCGGCGGCGCCGACGCCGACGTCTCGCGTGAGTTCGACCTGCAGACCAAGGAATTCGTCGACGGCGGCTTCTACCGCCCCGAGTCCAAGGGCGGCACGTCCTGGATCGACTCCGACACCCTCTTCGTCTTCACCGACACCGGCGAAGGCACGATGACCTCGTCCGGCTACCCGCGGATCGCCCGCCGGTGGCGGCGCGGTACACCGGTGGAGCAGGCCGAGGTGGTCTACGAGGGTCGCGAGGATGACCTGTACATCGCCGCGATGCACGACTCCACGCCCGGGTTCGAGCGGGACTTCGTCTCCCGGGCGCTCGCGTTCTACAACGACGAGCTGTACCTGCTCGGCGACGACGGCGAGCTCACCCTGATCGACATCCCGAACTCGGCGAACGCCGGCGTGCACCGCGAGTGGCTCACCGTGGAGTTGCGGGAGGACTGGACCGTCGATGACGTCGACGGGGCCGGACGCACCATCACGCAGACCTACGCCGGTGGATCACTGCTGGCCCTCGGGTTCGACACCTTCATCGCCGGTTCCCGCGACTTCCACGTGCTCTACGAGCCGACCGCCGGTACCTCCCTGGCCGACTACACCTGGACCCGGCACCATCTGGTGCTGAACATCCTCGACGACGTGAAGAACCGCCTGGTGGTGCTCACTCCCGATGCCGGCCGGTTCCGTTCCACGGAATTCGTCGGCGCCCCGCACGCGGGCACCGTGGCCGTGGCTCCGGTGGACTCGCGACGATCGGACGCCGTCTGGCTCTACGCCACGGACTTCCTCACCCCGACCACCCTGTCCATCGCCGAGATCGGCTCCGAGCCGGAGCCGCTGAAGGCGATGCCGCAGTTCTTCGATCCGTCGGGGCTGCTCATCGAGCAGCACTTCGCCACCTCCGACGACGGCACGCAGGTGCCGTACTTCCTGGTGCGCCGGGAGGATCTCACCTCCGACGGGTCGAACCCGACGCTGCTGTACGGGTACGGCGGGTTCGAGATCTCCCTCACCCCCACCTATTCCGGGGCGATGGGCAGCGCCTGGCTGGAGCGCGGCGGGGTGTACGTGCTGGCGAACATCCGCGGCGGCGGCGAGTACGGGCCGGCCTGGCACCAGGCGGCGCTGAAGGAGAACCGGCACCGGGCCTACGAGGACATGGCCGCCGTCGCCAAGGACCTGGTGGCACGAGGCGTCACCAGTGCCGAGCATCTCGGGGTGCAGGGCGGCTCGAACGGGGGGCTGCTTACCGGGAACCTGCTCACTCAGTACCCCGAGCTGTTCGGCGCTGTCGTGATCCAGGTGCCGTTGCTGGACATGAAGCGCTACTCGCAGCTACTCGCCGGCGCCTCCTGGATGGCCGAGTACGGCGACCCGGATGACCCGGACCAGTGGGAGTTCATCCGGACGTTCTCTCCGTACCACCTCTTCGATGCCGAGGCCGACTACCCGCCGGTGCTGCTGACCACCTCCACCCGGGACGACCGGGTGCATCCCGGGCACGCCCGGAAGATGGCGGCGCAGCTGCTCGCCGCCGGCAAGGACGTGACCTACTACGAGAACATCGAGGGTGGGCACGGCGGTGCGGCTACGAACGCGCAGGCCGCGCACATGAGCGCCCTTGCGTATCGCTTCCTCGCTGAGCGCCTGGGTCTCTGA
- a CDS encoding glycoside hydrolase family 2 protein yields MLVSHELHEGWSLTALTLTDDAPVRAGVTAAATVPGCVHTDLMAAGLLEDPYLDQNEETQHWIGHSTWVYRRSVQANPEPGVRYELAFDGLDTVAAVTLNGEEVGRTANMHRAYRFDVTDALRDGANDLAVTFHPVREYAHQVREALGERPNVYPEPSQYVRKMACNFGWDWGPTLVTAGIWKQVRLESWRTARLGRVRPIVGVQDGVGTVRVEIEVDRAPRADAPLSVQVEVAGHEASATLAPGASSAVVDLTVPEAELWWPRGHGDQQLYQLDVRLQDERHADLDQWSRRIGFRTVTLTTEPDSAGTSFEIAVNGVSLFIRGANWIPDDCFVSRVDRDRYRERIEGAIEANMNLLRIWGGGLYEKDEFYDLCDELGVLVWQDFLFACAAYPEGEPIASEVEAEARDNVVRLMPHPSLVLWNGNNENIWGFWDWGWQEPLAGRDWGWGFYNEVLPSVVAELDPARPYWPGSPYSGSPDRHPNEPEHGNHHSWEVWNRQDYTAYRDERPRFVSEFGYQGPANWATIDRALSDDPLRPDSPGMLHHQKADDGNAKLADGAAPHLPVVDSMDDWHYLMQLNQAQAVAFGIEYYRSLRPHCMGAIVWQLNDCWPVTSWAAIDGDGRRKLLWYALRRVYAERLATVQPEGDGRAVRLLNDSVTAATGPLSIGRCDLDGRLLADDKRSIEVGAGSQATVSIPESIATPGHAAGELLVVEWAGQRVVYPFLEDIQMQYPLAAFEATAQPTDGGVAVRVVAQTMVRHLTLLSDRVDPDSVVDSQLIDLLPGEEHTFHVRTTVSASDPGWTQAPTLRALNDLS; encoded by the coding sequence TTGCTGGTAAGTCATGAGCTGCACGAGGGCTGGTCGCTGACCGCCCTCACCCTGACCGATGACGCACCCGTGCGGGCGGGCGTCACCGCCGCGGCCACGGTGCCGGGTTGCGTGCACACCGACCTGATGGCTGCGGGTCTTCTCGAGGATCCCTACCTGGACCAGAACGAGGAGACCCAGCATTGGATCGGTCACTCGACCTGGGTCTACCGGCGCTCGGTTCAGGCGAACCCGGAGCCCGGCGTCCGCTACGAGCTGGCATTCGACGGCCTGGACACGGTGGCTGCTGTCACGTTGAACGGCGAGGAGGTGGGCCGGACCGCGAACATGCACCGCGCCTACCGCTTCGACGTCACGGATGCGCTCCGCGACGGCGCCAACGATCTCGCGGTGACGTTCCACCCGGTCCGGGAGTACGCCCACCAGGTGCGCGAGGCCCTCGGCGAGCGTCCGAACGTCTATCCCGAGCCGTCGCAGTACGTACGCAAAATGGCCTGCAACTTCGGCTGGGACTGGGGCCCCACCCTCGTCACAGCGGGGATCTGGAAGCAGGTGCGTCTCGAGTCGTGGCGGACCGCTCGCCTCGGTCGGGTGCGCCCCATCGTGGGCGTGCAGGACGGTGTCGGCACCGTGCGAGTGGAGATCGAGGTAGACCGCGCGCCGCGCGCGGACGCTCCCCTGAGCGTCCAGGTAGAGGTCGCCGGTCACGAAGCATCGGCGACCCTCGCACCCGGGGCGAGTTCCGCCGTCGTGGACCTCACTGTTCCCGAGGCCGAGCTCTGGTGGCCGCGTGGGCACGGCGACCAGCAGCTCTACCAGCTCGACGTCCGCCTGCAGGACGAGCGGCACGCCGATCTCGACCAGTGGAGCCGGCGCATCGGGTTCCGGACCGTCACGCTCACCACTGAGCCGGACTCGGCCGGGACCTCCTTCGAGATCGCCGTGAACGGTGTGTCCCTCTTCATCCGGGGCGCGAACTGGATCCCGGACGACTGTTTCGTCTCCCGGGTCGACCGAGACCGATATCGGGAGCGGATCGAGGGGGCCATCGAGGCCAACATGAACCTGCTGCGGATCTGGGGCGGTGGGCTCTACGAGAAGGACGAGTTCTACGACCTCTGCGACGAGCTCGGCGTGCTGGTCTGGCAGGACTTCCTGTTCGCCTGCGCCGCCTATCCCGAGGGCGAGCCGATCGCCTCCGAGGTGGAGGCCGAGGCACGGGACAACGTGGTGCGGCTCATGCCGCACCCCAGCCTGGTGCTGTGGAACGGCAACAACGAGAACATCTGGGGATTCTGGGACTGGGGATGGCAGGAGCCGCTCGCTGGCCGCGACTGGGGGTGGGGCTTCTACAACGAGGTGCTCCCTTCGGTCGTCGCCGAGCTCGACCCGGCGCGTCCCTACTGGCCCGGTTCGCCCTACTCCGGATCCCCGGACCGCCACCCCAACGAGCCCGAGCACGGGAACCATCACTCGTGGGAGGTCTGGAACCGTCAGGATTACACGGCGTACCGGGATGAGCGGCCGCGGTTCGTCTCAGAGTTCGGGTACCAGGGGCCAGCCAACTGGGCAACGATCGACCGGGCACTCTCCGACGACCCGTTGCGGCCCGACTCCCCGGGGATGCTCCACCATCAGAAGGCCGACGACGGTAACGCGAAGCTGGCCGACGGGGCCGCGCCGCACCTGCCGGTGGTGGACTCGATGGACGACTGGCACTACCTGATGCAACTGAACCAGGCACAGGCGGTGGCATTCGGGATCGAGTACTACCGGTCCCTACGCCCCCACTGCATGGGCGCCATCGTGTGGCAGCTCAATGACTGCTGGCCCGTCACATCTTGGGCGGCGATCGACGGTGACGGCCGACGCAAGCTCCTCTGGTACGCCTTGCGACGCGTCTACGCCGAGCGCCTCGCGACCGTCCAGCCCGAGGGCGACGGCCGGGCGGTGCGGCTCCTCAACGACAGCGTCACCGCCGCCACCGGGCCGTTGTCCATCGGCCGGTGCGACCTGGACGGGCGCCTGCTCGCCGACGACAAGCGCTCGATCGAGGTGGGCGCCGGTAGCCAGGCTACGGTCTCGATCCCGGAGAGCATCGCGACCCCCGGCCACGCCGCGGGAGAGCTGCTCGTGGTGGAGTGGGCAGGGCAGCGCGTGGTGTATCCGTTCCTCGAGGATATCCAGATGCAGTACCCGCTGGCGGCCTTCGAGGCGACGGCGCAGCCTACTGACGGTGGGGTCGCGGTCCGTGTGGTGGCGCAGACGATGGTGCGGCACCTCACGCTGCTCAGCGACCGGGTGGACCCCGACTCGGTGGTCGACTCGCAGCTCATTGACCTGTTGCCCGGCGAGGAGCACACGTTCCACGTGCGGACCACCGTGAGCGCGAGCGATCCGGGGTGGACGCAGGCACCCACGCTACGGGCGCTGAACGACCTGTCCTGA
- a CDS encoding glycoside hydrolase family 28 protein, translated as MPIFDIREHGAVGDGVTNDAASIQAAIDACHEAGGGTVVVPSGATYLTGTIALRSFVELHVERGAVIAGSPDPADYARSKVSALSSGVVRDDSDDTLMLITADGAEDVAITGAGTIEGGGKHFIEEDLGYIYRCPNQRPFTVFLMGCTSVTMRDVRLRDAGLWCVRLSGCEDVLITGIQIDTDLKYPNADGIDLDRCRRVRISDCEISSGDDAISLKTCEEFPEYGITEDVVITNCTLQSTSSAVVVGVDAVADIRNVIVSNCVIRSSHRGLSVNLGQEGNFDNILFSDCIVESRHFDDAWWGHGEPIYVSAVPWHDKVGTVSNVRFRNILARSENGVYIGGLTQDHVRGVVLENVRVELDRWSRWPGGEYDRRPFTSGEAIYAHDTSGFHIDKATDVTVRNCEVVWGSRPANFSHALEAIDVEDLVLENLRGEAAHPGLDAVNVH; from the coding sequence ATGCCCATTTTCGACATTCGTGAGCACGGTGCCGTAGGTGACGGCGTCACCAACGATGCCGCTTCCATCCAAGCTGCCATCGACGCCTGCCACGAGGCCGGTGGTGGCACCGTCGTCGTGCCCTCCGGGGCCACATACCTGACCGGCACCATTGCCTTGCGCTCGTTCGTCGAACTGCACGTCGAACGTGGTGCTGTGATCGCCGGCAGCCCCGACCCAGCGGACTACGCGCGATCCAAGGTCAGCGCTCTCTCCTCGGGCGTCGTGCGGGACGACAGCGACGACACGCTCATGCTCATCACGGCCGACGGCGCCGAGGACGTGGCGATCACCGGTGCCGGCACCATCGAAGGAGGTGGAAAGCACTTCATCGAGGAGGACCTCGGCTACATCTACCGGTGCCCGAACCAGCGGCCGTTCACCGTCTTCCTGATGGGCTGCACCTCCGTCACGATGCGCGACGTGCGGCTGCGGGATGCCGGGTTGTGGTGCGTGCGCCTCAGTGGGTGCGAAGACGTCCTGATCACCGGGATCCAGATCGACACCGACTTGAAGTACCCGAACGCCGACGGGATCGACCTCGATCGCTGCCGTCGGGTGCGGATCAGCGACTGCGAGATCTCCAGCGGTGACGACGCCATCTCCCTGAAGACGTGCGAGGAGTTTCCCGAGTACGGCATCACCGAGGACGTCGTGATCACCAACTGCACGTTGCAGTCGACCTCCAGCGCGGTGGTGGTCGGGGTCGACGCCGTCGCGGACATCCGCAACGTCATCGTCTCCAACTGTGTGATCCGTTCCTCGCACCGCGGGCTCTCCGTGAACCTCGGCCAGGAGGGCAACTTCGACAACATCCTGTTCTCCGACTGCATCGTGGAGTCACGGCACTTCGACGACGCGTGGTGGGGGCACGGTGAACCCATCTACGTCAGTGCCGTCCCGTGGCACGACAAGGTCGGCACGGTCAGCAACGTCCGGTTCCGGAACATCCTGGCCCGGTCCGAGAACGGGGTCTACATCGGCGGACTCACCCAGGATCACGTCCGGGGAGTGGTGCTCGAGAACGTCCGCGTGGAGCTCGACCGCTGGTCACGCTGGCCCGGTGGGGAGTACGACCGCCGCCCGTTCACCAGCGGTGAGGCGATCTATGCCCACGACACCTCGGGTTTCCACATCGACAAGGCCACTGACGTGACGGTGCGCAATTGCGAGGTGGTGTGGGGATCGCGCCCAGCGAACTTCAGCCACGCCCTGGAGGCGATCGACGTCGAGGACCTGGTGCTGGAGAACCTGCGTGGCGAGGCTGCGCACCCCGGTCTCGACGCCGTCAACGTGCACTGA
- a CDS encoding carbohydrate ABC transporter permease yields the protein MAIHTSPNRPRLARGGARRSTRGLALLPAHVLTWAYALLLVIPLYYLLVSAFKPNLEIFANPFALPESFGFSNFVAAWSRAQLGTALSNSLLITGSSLVLSLALAIPAAYGLARARGRLGTAIERLFSLGFLIPGFAALIPTVLLAIAIGMFQTRGFLILFMPATALPLSVILLTQFMRTVPAELEESATLDGANRWAVLWHIFLPIAMPGVATIAILNMLNFWNEYLFTLILGGPDPRVRTIQVALPTLVSQTNTEYGVLAAGTLITLVPVYVAYILLSRRMEEALVQGAVKS from the coding sequence ATGGCAATCCACACAAGCCCGAACCGACCCCGCCTGGCGCGGGGCGGGGCCCGACGATCAACCCGCGGGCTCGCGCTGCTGCCGGCGCACGTCCTCACCTGGGCGTATGCGCTGCTGCTGGTCATCCCGCTCTACTACCTGCTCGTCTCAGCCTTCAAACCCAACCTGGAGATCTTCGCCAACCCGTTCGCCCTCCCGGAGTCGTTCGGCTTCAGCAACTTCGTCGCGGCGTGGTCGCGTGCTCAGCTCGGTACCGCACTGTCGAACTCGCTCCTCATCACCGGATCGTCCCTCGTGCTCAGTCTGGCCCTGGCGATCCCCGCCGCATACGGTCTGGCCCGTGCGCGAGGACGCCTCGGCACTGCGATCGAGCGTCTGTTCAGCCTGGGCTTCCTGATCCCCGGGTTCGCCGCGCTGATCCCGACCGTGCTGCTCGCGATCGCGATCGGGATGTTCCAGACCAGGGGCTTCCTCATCCTGTTCATGCCCGCCACGGCGCTCCCGCTCTCGGTCATCCTGCTCACGCAGTTCATGCGAACTGTCCCGGCCGAGCTCGAGGAATCGGCCACGCTCGACGGGGCGAACAGGTGGGCGGTGCTGTGGCACATCTTCCTCCCGATCGCCATGCCCGGCGTCGCGACCATCGCGATCCTGAACATGCTGAACTTCTGGAACGAGTACCTCTTCACTCTCATCCTCGGCGGCCCGGACCCCCGGGTGCGGACCATCCAGGTCGCGCTGCCGACGCTGGTGTCCCAGACCAATACCGAGTACGGCGTGCTCGCGGCGGGGACGTTGATCACCCTCGTCCCCGTCTACGTCGCCTACATACTGCTCTCTCGCCGTATGGAGGAGGCGCTCGTCCAGGGCGCCGTCAAGAGCTGA
- a CDS encoding carbohydrate ABC transporter permease: MTASTTPRTSPVRGGARRDGLRRRHRTENGVVAAFAAPSVAWYVVFTIGPMVAIFVISVLSWRGLLAEPSWAGLANFRTVLTDTVFHTAVRNTAVQVGLVLPLMIPPAFMLGYYLTLKPTGHRVLRVVLFTPALISLSAMGTVFYAIFQPTGMVNITLEAIGLGSLATPWLANPDTALFTIIAVSLWSGIGYTAVLFSARLASVSPEIYEAAELDGCGHWKRMWRIAYPVIKDYFGVLTMLQFLWNAFASAGVVLLLTNGGPGSSSTTLSFLVYEKAFVQSQVGYSQAVGVILFAVGVFSLLGIRRLFRQNY; this comes from the coding sequence ATGACTGCATCGACCACCCCGCGCACCAGTCCGGTGCGCGGGGGTGCTCGGCGCGACGGGCTGCGCCGCCGGCATCGCACCGAGAACGGTGTGGTCGCCGCCTTCGCTGCACCGTCCGTGGCGTGGTACGTGGTCTTCACCATCGGTCCGATGGTGGCGATCTTCGTGATCAGCGTACTGTCCTGGCGCGGGCTGCTCGCCGAGCCGTCCTGGGCCGGACTGGCGAACTTCCGCACCGTACTGACCGATACGGTCTTTCACACCGCGGTGCGGAACACCGCCGTCCAGGTCGGCTTGGTGCTGCCGCTGATGATCCCACCAGCGTTCATGCTGGGCTATTACCTGACGCTCAAGCCGACGGGCCACCGGGTGCTGCGCGTGGTGCTGTTCACACCGGCCCTCATCTCACTCTCAGCGATGGGGACGGTCTTCTACGCGATCTTCCAGCCCACCGGCATGGTCAACATCACGCTTGAGGCGATCGGGTTGGGCTCCCTCGCAACACCGTGGTTGGCCAACCCTGACACGGCGCTGTTCACGATCATCGCCGTCTCTCTCTGGTCCGGGATCGGGTACACGGCGGTGCTGTTCTCGGCACGTCTGGCGTCGGTGTCGCCCGAGATCTACGAGGCGGCCGAGCTCGACGGCTGCGGGCACTGGAAGCGGATGTGGCGGATCGCCTACCCGGTGATCAAGGACTACTTCGGGGTCCTGACGATGCTGCAGTTCCTCTGGAACGCGTTCGCCTCGGCCGGTGTGGTCCTGCTGCTGACCAATGGCGGACCGGGGAGTTCGTCGACGACGTTGTCCTTCCTGGTCTACGAGAAGGCCTTCGTCCAGTCGCAGGTCGGATACAGCCAGGCAGTCGGCGTGATCCTCTTCGCTGTGGGTGTGTTCAGTCTCCTCGGCATCCGACGCCTGTTCCGGCAGAACTACTAG
- a CDS encoding ABC transporter substrate-binding protein, with translation MKHTKIAAAAVAAALMIPLAACNDAEPNENELVVQTVWTRGTNEGDALQRVFDQFTEETGVSVRWLDTGESMSDVYETSVAAGNQADIVIGNYVEKVVDWVSNGAVVPAEDYLTEWGLDETIRPEAVEEWRDSSGELVGLPYSGFTWPVWYNTDLLAEAGVEEIPTTTDELITAAGQLRDAGIAPMTIGGNDWSGQKLFLQIVQAYAEPEVAREVFSNGGFCENAEIFRGVELFTELRDAGVFIDDAQGYSADAMNTEYYTGNAAIMSAGSWAFGDLPEEIGSATTLSGFPNPEGGAYTQPTAMQGSTGSGVMVSENGAEKIELVEQFVQLLYAPESVEDFVSSANMVPASTNAEDAEVTDPMLQQAVSELDDRVEFAVMPDTAVPGAVADPMIRATSLAYSPDYDADAVCAEIDAAYATVG, from the coding sequence ATGAAACACACGAAGATCGCAGCGGCCGCAGTGGCGGCCGCCTTGATGATCCCGCTCGCCGCGTGCAACGACGCAGAACCGAACGAGAACGAGCTCGTGGTCCAGACCGTCTGGACGCGCGGCACCAACGAGGGCGACGCCCTGCAGCGCGTCTTCGACCAGTTCACCGAGGAGACCGGCGTTTCCGTGCGCTGGCTCGACACCGGTGAGTCCATGTCCGACGTGTACGAGACCTCGGTCGCGGCCGGCAACCAGGCCGACATCGTGATCGGGAACTACGTGGAGAAGGTGGTCGACTGGGTCTCCAACGGTGCTGTCGTGCCGGCCGAGGACTACCTCACCGAGTGGGGCCTGGACGAGACGATCCGGCCGGAGGCCGTGGAGGAGTGGCGGGACAGCTCGGGCGAGCTGGTGGGTCTGCCGTACTCGGGATTCACCTGGCCGGTCTGGTACAACACCGACCTGCTCGCCGAGGCGGGCGTGGAGGAGATCCCGACCACCACGGACGAGCTGATTACCGCTGCCGGACAGCTGCGGGATGCCGGGATCGCACCGATGACGATCGGCGGCAACGACTGGTCCGGCCAGAAGCTGTTCCTGCAGATCGTCCAGGCCTACGCCGAACCCGAGGTGGCGCGCGAGGTGTTCAGCAACGGCGGATTCTGCGAGAACGCGGAGATCTTCCGAGGGGTGGAGCTCTTCACCGAGCTGCGCGACGCCGGCGTCTTCATCGACGACGCCCAGGGGTACTCCGCCGACGCGATGAACACCGAGTACTACACCGGGAACGCAGCCATCATGTCCGCCGGTTCCTGGGCGTTCGGAGATCTCCCCGAGGAGATTGGGTCGGCTACCACGCTCAGCGGATTCCCGAACCCCGAGGGCGGCGCCTACACACAGCCGACCGCCATGCAGGGTTCCACCGGGAGTGGTGTGATGGTGAGCGAGAACGGCGCCGAGAAGATCGAGCTGGTTGAGCAGTTCGTCCAGCTGCTCTATGCACCGGAGTCTGTGGAGGACTTCGTTAGTTCCGCCAATATGGTGCCCGCGTCGACGAACGCCGAGGACGCCGAGGTCACCGACCCGATGCTGCAGCAGGCGGTGTCGGAGCTCGACGACCGGGTCGAGTTCGCCGTCATGCCGGACACGGCCGTGCCGGGAGCGGTTGCTGACCCGATGATCCGGGCCACCTCTCTGGCATACAGCCCGGACTACGACGCCGATGCCGTCTGCGCCGAGATCGACGCCGCCTACGCGACCGTCGGATGA
- a CDS encoding glycoside hydrolase 5 family protein has protein sequence MNRNAAKLHVNGDPQTWIGVNYWSRAGGPRMWRDYDREIVLEELTSLRDHGMTVTRSFFYWPDFMPTPDTLDEEMLARYQHFLDLHEQLGMSTIPTFLVGHMSGQNWDPAWRGGRDIFGDVWFVARQAWYVRELTARFAEHPAVAAWLLTNEIPIYGDWKSRGIGTLDAEQVRSWAQILIDAVRAGGGHQPVSVGDGAWGVEITGRDNGFRVREMAELSDFLGPHVYRMETDQVRQNLGAAFICELLDIDGRPVVMEEFGLTSDYVSEEHAGHYYRQILHHTLLAGAAGWLAWNNTDYDALENVEPYSHHPFEMHFGLFDSSGRPKPQALEMRDFARSVEHLGLARTSRPDSDIALVVSSFLEAQYPFTQPEDATTVFDVCRQAYVAAREADLAVGVAREADGLPTDCGLYLLPSAKQLTAPTWSTLRALARDGATVYCSYFQGAHPTQRGSWWPNVDQTFGVRRQSRYGIPEPITDDELRLVFLRDFGGIAAGEELTFAVAGNVHSRAFLPVEPDGAEVIAEDAHGRPALLRHRTGTGAMVLSTYPLEYMAAETPFVNPEPTWRLYAALAAESGTRPAVRVDDPRVIVGELDHEDGRRLTWFLSQSEDELTVHPEVDGAELYDSSAPVTELRLPPYGVQILERRPSMSTGTPPVLTSTATP, from the coding sequence ATGAATCGCAACGCTGCGAAGCTGCACGTGAACGGTGACCCGCAGACCTGGATCGGCGTGAACTACTGGTCGCGTGCCGGAGGGCCGCGGATGTGGCGCGACTACGATCGCGAGATCGTCCTGGAGGAGTTGACGAGCCTGCGTGATCACGGGATGACCGTGACCCGGAGCTTTTTCTACTGGCCGGACTTCATGCCCACGCCGGACACCCTCGACGAGGAGATGCTGGCGCGCTACCAGCACTTCCTGGACCTGCATGAGCAGTTGGGGATGTCAACGATCCCCACCTTCCTGGTGGGCCACATGTCGGGTCAGAACTGGGACCCGGCCTGGCGCGGAGGCCGCGACATATTCGGTGATGTCTGGTTCGTGGCGCGGCAGGCATGGTACGTCCGAGAGCTGACGGCCAGGTTCGCCGAGCACCCGGCCGTGGCCGCGTGGTTGCTCACCAACGAGATCCCGATCTATGGCGACTGGAAGTCCCGCGGGATCGGGACGCTCGACGCTGAGCAGGTTCGCAGTTGGGCCCAGATCCTCATCGACGCGGTGCGCGCCGGTGGTGGCCACCAGCCCGTCTCCGTCGGTGACGGCGCCTGGGGCGTGGAGATCACCGGGCGCGACAACGGCTTCCGCGTCCGGGAGATGGCCGAGCTCTCCGACTTCCTCGGCCCGCACGTCTACCGGATGGAGACCGATCAGGTGCGGCAGAACCTGGGCGCGGCCTTCATCTGCGAGCTGCTCGACATCGACGGACGGCCCGTGGTGATGGAGGAGTTCGGCCTCACCAGCGACTACGTGAGCGAGGAGCACGCGGGGCACTACTACCGCCAGATCCTGCACCACACCCTGTTGGCGGGTGCCGCCGGCTGGCTCGCCTGGAACAACACCGACTACGACGCCCTCGAGAACGTCGAACCGTACTCACACCACCCGTTCGAGATGCACTTCGGGCTGTTCGACTCGTCGGGTCGCCCCAAGCCCCAAGCGCTCGAGATGCGTGACTTCGCCCGTTCGGTGGAGCACCTCGGACTCGCCCGCACCTCTCGCCCGGACTCCGACATCGCTCTCGTGGTCTCGTCCTTCCTGGAGGCCCAGTACCCGTTCACCCAACCCGAGGACGCCACCACGGTGTTCGACGTCTGCCGGCAGGCCTACGTGGCCGCCCGGGAGGCCGACCTGGCCGTTGGGGTAGCCCGCGAGGCCGACGGACTCCCCACGGACTGCGGTCTCTATCTGCTCCCGTCGGCGAAGCAGCTCACCGCACCCACCTGGTCGACATTGCGTGCGCTGGCCCGAGACGGTGCCACGGTCTACTGCTCCTACTTCCAGGGAGCGCACCCCACCCAGCGAGGCTCCTGGTGGCCGAACGTCGATCAGACGTTCGGCGTCCGCCGGCAGTCGCGCTACGGGATCCCCGAACCGATCACCGACGACGAGCTCCGCCTGGTCTTCCTGCGTGACTTCGGCGGGATCGCGGCCGGGGAGGAGCTCACCTTCGCTGTGGCCGGGAACGTCCACTCCCGCGCCTTCCTCCCGGTGGAACCGGACGGTGCCGAGGTGATCGCCGAGGACGCCCATGGACGGCCCGCACTCCTGCGGCACCGCACTGGCACCGGGGCGATGGTGCTCAGCACCTACCCCCTCGAATACATGGCGGCCGAGACGCCCTTCGTGAACCCGGAACCCACCTGGCGCCTCTACGCGGCTCTGGCCGCCGAGAGCGGGACCCGCCCGGCCGTGCGCGTGGACGATCCCCGCGTCATCGTCGGCGAGCTCGATCACGAGGACGGCCGTCGGCTCACCTGGTTCCTCAGCCAGTCCGAGGACGAGCTCACCGTGCACCCCGAGGTGGACGGCGCCGAGTTGTACGACTCCTCGGCCCCCGTCACGGAGCTGCGGCTACCCCCGTACGGCGTCCAGATCCTGGAGCGCCGACCCAGCATGAGCACCGGCACCCCGCCGGTGCTTACCTCGACCGCTACGCCGTAG